From a single Alloactinosynnema sp. L-07 genomic region:
- a CDS encoding HEAT repeat domain-containing protein: MAITFEQVRAALIPEEPNYQSAAAMGAEALPHLKSMVEGGEPMLAAKAAYLASLIDDDGVVDILLAAAANPDPSVRVAAASGTGNLASSRAEVVQATLAEDKDPGVRAKNARAAGLDDSGIWESAQESVATAESEPEPPSAEGLMPGERPSADLAEGLMPGEADAVPQAVAAEGLMPGERPAR, from the coding sequence ATGGCAATCACATTCGAACAGGTGCGGGCCGCGCTGATCCCAGAGGAGCCGAACTACCAGTCGGCCGCGGCTATGGGCGCCGAGGCGCTACCCCACCTCAAGAGCATGGTCGAGGGCGGCGAGCCGATGCTCGCGGCCAAGGCCGCCTACCTGGCCAGCCTCATCGACGACGACGGCGTCGTGGACATCCTGCTGGCCGCGGCCGCGAACCCGGACCCGTCGGTGCGGGTCGCCGCGGCCTCGGGCACCGGCAACCTCGCGTCCAGTCGCGCGGAGGTGGTCCAGGCGACTCTGGCCGAGGACAAAGACCCCGGAGTGCGGGCCAAGAACGCGCGGGCCGCCGGGCTCGACGACAGCGGGATCTGGGAATCGGCCCAGGAGTCGGTGGCCACCGCCGAGTCGGAGCCGGAACCACCGTCGGCCGAGGGGCTGATGCCCGGCGAACGCCCGAGCGCCGACCTGGCGGAAGGCCTCATGCCCGGCGAGGCGGACGCCGTGCCCCAGGCGGTGGCGGCAGAGGGACTCATGCCCGGCGAGCGTCCGGCGCGGTGA
- a CDS encoding DUF6879 family protein encodes MRLGHDGSRNLFRTYLRSAWRFETQPTYTIPGEADSLGQFLAGRPEPDLAPRYIEWLELTRANVAAGKSIGRVKVVRRPFTDYTRYAFAWGIPRNIEHGEDIRILDATGLTLDLPADDFWLFDDTEVLRLTYREDGTLISRELLADPPIEKYRQWQRVALERSVPFEDYVRS; translated from the coding sequence GTGCGCTTGGGACATGACGGTTCCCGTAACCTGTTCCGCACCTACCTGAGATCGGCGTGGCGCTTCGAGACACAGCCGACGTACACGATCCCCGGCGAGGCGGACTCCCTGGGCCAGTTTCTCGCAGGCCGGCCCGAGCCCGATCTCGCGCCAAGATACATCGAATGGCTCGAATTGACGCGCGCCAATGTAGCCGCGGGCAAGTCGATCGGGCGAGTGAAAGTTGTCCGTCGGCCGTTCACCGACTACACGCGGTATGCGTTCGCCTGGGGAATACCGCGCAACATCGAACACGGTGAGGACATCCGCATCCTCGACGCGACCGGCTTGACCCTGGATCTACCCGCCGATGACTTCTGGCTTTTCGACGACACCGAGGTCCTCCGCCTGACCTATCGCGAAGACGGGACGCTGATCAGCCGTGAACTCCTGGCTGATCCGCCGATCGAAAAGTATCGGCAGTGGCAACGAGTCGCACTTGAACGTTCCGTCCCATTCGAGGACTATGTTCGATCCTGA
- a CDS encoding helix-turn-helix transcriptional regulator, with amino-acid sequence MFDPERQQRERRDLADALRDMRRAAGLSGERLAARCAMSQSKISRIERGKILPSVTDVERILSALGVDPKETQQFLDLARTANVHYRSIRALAEIGLWRGQNELSALVASSTQVRYFCPAAPSGMMQTPEYAAAILTPTVRGRPARNVERAVEARIERQTALYDASRSFTFVTTEQAVRWNQAPAEVMAAQARHMADLAELPNVTIAVVPNDAQMNAVPLSSFVVYDERFVMCELFSGSVILRDPQEVAYHVNVLEHFQERARVNQEAATFLRQMANES; translated from the coding sequence ATGTTCGATCCTGAACGCCAGCAACGGGAACGCCGGGATCTGGCCGATGCCCTTCGCGATATGCGGAGGGCCGCAGGCCTGTCCGGCGAGCGTTTGGCCGCCCGATGCGCGATGTCCCAATCGAAGATCAGCCGTATCGAGCGCGGCAAGATCCTGCCGTCGGTGACCGATGTCGAAAGAATCCTGTCCGCATTGGGTGTCGACCCGAAAGAGACGCAGCAGTTCCTCGACCTCGCAAGAACCGCGAACGTCCACTATCGGTCGATCAGGGCGCTGGCGGAGATCGGCCTTTGGCGAGGGCAAAACGAACTCTCGGCCCTGGTCGCCTCCTCAACGCAAGTCCGATACTTCTGTCCCGCTGCCCCCTCGGGGATGATGCAGACCCCCGAATACGCGGCAGCGATCCTGACGCCGACGGTTCGAGGCAGGCCTGCGCGCAATGTCGAACGAGCTGTCGAAGCTCGGATCGAACGGCAAACCGCCCTGTACGACGCTTCGCGAAGTTTCACCTTTGTGACGACCGAACAAGCAGTCCGGTGGAACCAAGCTCCGGCCGAAGTGATGGCGGCCCAAGCCCGACACATGGCCGATCTGGCCGAACTGCCGAACGTGACGATCGCTGTCGTTCCGAACGACGCACAGATGAACGCGGTCCCGTTGAGCAGCTTCGTCGTCTATGACGAACGATTCGTCATGTGCGAATTGTTCTCCGGCAGCGTCATACTTCGCGACCCGCAGGAAGTCGCGTATCACGTCAACGTCCTCGAACACTTCCAGGAACGCGCGCGAGTGAACCAGGAAGCAGCCACTTTTCTGCGGCAGATGGCAAACGAGTCCTAA
- a CDS encoding DUF6230 family protein, which translates to MNGTRWGRSAILGVPSLLVVLLLAMGLRTGVLASSVVIQSGTADLATSGLYGIDFGLSVVDATQKVKQADGTVVLKNIRLVRAGFAQGKLNELCIAVRQKIAGLDFTLKLTGGDGNLATWEVDARNVELDGQLVAGTLTLDGVVKFGITGEDVTTIKNPDGTYVDNPLDANPSQHRFGADATFAEFTKLSGKVYAMEIVGPFSLPGLKVKLEPGNTTCPAPPAPTAPPS; encoded by the coding sequence ATGAACGGAACCCGGTGGGGCCGCTCGGCGATACTCGGCGTCCCGTCGCTGCTCGTGGTGCTCCTGCTGGCCATGGGCCTGCGCACGGGCGTGCTCGCGAGCAGCGTCGTGATCCAGAGCGGCACCGCCGACCTGGCCACCAGCGGCCTCTACGGCATCGACTTCGGCCTGTCGGTGGTGGACGCGACGCAGAAGGTGAAGCAGGCGGACGGAACGGTGGTGCTCAAGAACATCCGCCTCGTCCGCGCGGGCTTCGCCCAGGGCAAACTCAACGAGCTGTGCATCGCGGTCCGCCAGAAGATCGCAGGCCTCGACTTCACCCTCAAACTCACCGGCGGCGACGGCAACCTGGCCACCTGGGAAGTCGACGCCCGCAACGTCGAACTGGACGGACAGCTGGTGGCGGGCACCCTGACCCTGGACGGCGTGGTGAAGTTCGGCATCACGGGCGAGGACGTGACGACGATCAAGAACCCCGACGGTACCTATGTGGACAACCCACTGGACGCCAACCCGTCCCAACACCGTTTCGGCGCGGACGCGACGTTCGCGGAGTTCACCAAGCTGTCGGGGAAGGTGTACGCGATGGAGATCGTGGGGCCGTTCTCGCTGCCGGGGTTGAAGGTCAAACTGGAACCGGGCAATACGACGTGCCCAGCGCCCCCGGCCCCGACAGCCCCGCCGAGCTAA
- a CDS encoding DUF6114 domain-containing protein: MLTRAEPGRHRRDPAVHREQQAPGDGQFTDDLDPTSADVSAVDVVEADFVLEKPRGVLAWLATGRRWFRDFRRTRPFWGGLWMMLGGWTIMSLTVAPIVVMLSAGASGVAGYVTGGGLMVLGLIAWFAPTQRLVAGIMGGILAVAAFVASNLGGFLLGTLLGVLGSAMVFGWGPKKPRGRAES, translated from the coding sequence ATGCTGACCCGCGCCGAACCGGGCAGGCACCGGCGGGACCCCGCGGTCCACCGCGAACAGCAGGCTCCCGGCGATGGCCAGTTCACCGATGACCTCGACCCGACCTCGGCCGATGTGTCCGCTGTGGACGTTGTCGAAGCGGACTTCGTTCTGGAGAAGCCTCGCGGTGTGCTCGCCTGGCTGGCGACCGGCAGGCGCTGGTTTCGCGACTTCCGCCGCACCCGCCCGTTCTGGGGTGGCCTGTGGATGATGCTCGGCGGCTGGACGATCATGTCGCTCACCGTCGCCCCCATCGTCGTCATGCTCTCGGCAGGCGCGAGCGGCGTCGCCGGGTATGTCACCGGGGGCGGGCTGATGGTCCTGGGCCTGATCGCCTGGTTCGCCCCGACCCAGCGCCTCGTCGCCGGGATCATGGGCGGCATCCTGGCCGTGGCCGCGTTCGTCGCGTCCAACCTCGGCGGGTTCCTGCTGGGCACGCTGCTGGGCGTCCTCGGGTCGGCCATGGTGTTCGGCTGGGGACCGAAGAAGCCGCGCGGGCGGGCCGAGTCGTGA
- a CDS encoding DUF6230 family protein, whose amino-acid sequence MVDILGAVAAWNAKMRESAADEVRRGTRFGRTVLMGVPATVLVGLLGVGMSEGLLAANFMVVNKPFSIKSDQLEGAGFAALLHDRLVDNGGTGTSKGTARAGFKSAKLDGLCGVVHESIAGLPYTLKITAGEPVNGTPDATAEINASDLVLEATSVNASNSNFADMYLGKSADDVKMGATPLEGGTPGNFGLEAGTVKITNLDASAYTVELIGSIGLPGLNLTILPGTVTC is encoded by the coding sequence ATGGTCGACATCTTGGGGGCGGTCGCCGCCTGGAACGCGAAGATGCGCGAGTCGGCGGCCGACGAGGTCCGACGCGGTACCCGGTTCGGCCGCACGGTCCTGATGGGAGTGCCCGCGACCGTCCTGGTCGGACTCCTCGGCGTCGGCATGTCCGAAGGGCTGCTGGCGGCGAACTTCATGGTCGTCAACAAGCCGTTCAGCATCAAGTCCGACCAGTTGGAGGGCGCCGGTTTCGCCGCGCTGCTGCACGACCGGCTCGTCGACAACGGCGGCACGGGCACCAGCAAGGGCACCGCGCGCGCGGGTTTCAAGTCCGCGAAGCTCGACGGGCTCTGCGGGGTGGTGCACGAGAGCATCGCCGGGCTGCCGTACACGCTCAAGATCACCGCGGGTGAGCCGGTCAACGGCACCCCGGACGCCACCGCGGAGATCAACGCCTCCGACCTGGTCCTGGAGGCGACGTCGGTCAACGCGTCGAACAGCAACTTCGCCGACATGTACCTGGGCAAGTCCGCCGACGACGTGAAGATGGGCGCCACGCCGCTGGAGGGCGGCACGCCGGGCAACTTCGGCTTGGAGGCGGGCACCGTCAAGATCACCAACCTGGACGCGTCGGCATACACCGTCGAGCTGATCGGGAGCATCGGTCTGCCCGGCCTGAACCTGACCATCCTGCCTGGGACCGTCACATGCTGA
- a CDS encoding DUF6114 domain-containing protein — MTELTVEVEQSATEKGRPARMWAAFTRFRRTRPFWGGAWLAFGGWVILSLTIAPLSVTFAAGVGGVSGYLLGGSMMMFAFFAWFAPSQRHLAGLLGVIFAVASLVLSNLGGFLVGMFCGVVGGAMIFAWGPPPAHKLLKRLFGRPTPVER, encoded by the coding sequence ATGACCGAACTGACCGTAGAAGTCGAGCAGTCCGCCACGGAAAAGGGCAGGCCTGCCCGAATGTGGGCGGCCTTCACCCGGTTCCGCCGCACCCGCCCGTTCTGGGGCGGCGCCTGGCTCGCCTTCGGCGGCTGGGTCATCCTCTCGCTCACCATCGCGCCGCTGAGCGTCACCTTCGCCGCGGGCGTCGGCGGCGTCTCGGGCTACCTGCTCGGCGGCTCGATGATGATGTTCGCGTTCTTCGCCTGGTTCGCGCCGTCGCAGCGGCACCTCGCCGGGCTGCTCGGGGTGATCTTCGCGGTCGCCTCGCTCGTGCTGTCCAACCTTGGCGGGTTCCTCGTCGGGATGTTCTGCGGCGTCGTCGGCGGCGCCATGATCTTCGCCTGGGGCCCGCCCCCGGCGCACAAGCTGCTGAAGCGCCTGTTCGGGCGCCCTACCCCGGTGGAGCGGTAA
- a CDS encoding DUF6230 family protein — protein sequence MHETALGRTRWGRFSVVTGVASVAIGALGFAMANGLLAASFNVNGRPFQIESAGLQGNGFGAIMDNVTKDNADGTTSGQAVARAGFETANLNGLCAAVHQSVLGLPFTLKIAAGNPADAVNDIAAADMVLDAQSVNSNASMNGLALGKSADDVALGGSATSLGGTPGNFGLQSSTANLNGLHAEAYAATIAGTINLTGLSLAIESGSTNCTIVN from the coding sequence ATGCACGAAACCGCATTGGGCAGAACGCGGTGGGGCAGATTCTCGGTGGTGACCGGTGTCGCGTCCGTCGCCATCGGCGCCCTCGGGTTCGCCATGGCCAATGGTCTGCTCGCGGCGTCGTTCAACGTCAACGGCAGGCCATTCCAGATCGAATCCGCGGGTCTGCAGGGCAACGGGTTCGGCGCGATCATGGACAACGTCACCAAGGACAACGCCGACGGCACCACGTCCGGCCAGGCCGTGGCGCGCGCGGGCTTCGAGACGGCGAACCTCAACGGTCTGTGCGCCGCGGTGCACCAGAGCGTTCTCGGGCTGCCGTTCACCCTGAAGATCGCGGCGGGCAACCCCGCCGACGCCGTCAATGACATCGCGGCCGCTGACATGGTGCTCGACGCCCAGTCGGTGAACTCCAACGCCTCGATGAACGGGCTGGCGCTCGGCAAGTCCGCGGACGACGTCGCCCTCGGCGGCAGCGCGACCTCGCTCGGCGGCACGCCGGGCAACTTCGGTCTGCAGTCCAGCACGGCGAACCTGAACGGTCTGCACGCTGAGGCGTACGCCGCGACGATCGCCGGGACGATCAACCTGACCGGTCTGTCGCTGGCGATCGAGTCCGGCTCGACCAACTGCACCATCGTCAACTGA
- the lepB gene encoding signal peptidase I, producing MTTSVDPRGNATVARRILIGFGVLLVGSLVALVVAITLSQKIDGSSMRPSFGDGDRVLLEPFFDSADLQRFDVVAARPTPGAPAIVKRVIGLPGDRVRVEVRPDGTGALHLLPSGASRWQTVETRAWAGQWKSARACCLGSGKAGQDAEAVVPAGSVFLLGDNPDQSDDSRAYGWIRKEQVLGRLWLRIYPLGEFGSLDQTGGFRLTPKS from the coding sequence ATGACAACGAGCGTTGATCCCAGAGGTAACGCGACAGTCGCGCGCCGGATCCTGATTGGGTTCGGCGTGTTGCTCGTCGGGTCCCTGGTCGCACTCGTTGTCGCGATAACGCTTTCCCAGAAGATCGACGGCAGCAGCATGCGTCCCTCTTTCGGCGACGGCGACCGGGTTCTCCTGGAACCGTTCTTCGACAGCGCCGACCTCCAGCGCTTCGACGTCGTCGCCGCCCGCCCGACCCCGGGCGCGCCCGCCATCGTCAAACGGGTCATCGGCCTGCCCGGCGACCGAGTGCGCGTCGAGGTCCGCCCGGACGGCACCGGCGCGCTCCACCTGCTCCCCTCGGGCGCTTCGCGGTGGCAGACCGTGGAGACGCGGGCGTGGGCGGGCCAGTGGAAATCGGCCAGGGCGTGCTGCCTTGGGTCGGGCAAGGCAGGCCAGGACGCGGAGGCCGTCGTGCCTGCTGGATCGGTGTTCCTGCTCGGCGACAACCCCGACCAGTCCGACGACTCACGCGCGTACGGCTGGATCCGGAAGGAGCAGGTGCTGGGCAGGCTGTGGCTGCGGATCTACCCGCTGGGCGAGTTCGGCTCGCTGGACCAGACCGGCGGATTCCGCCTGACCCCGAAGTCCTGA
- a CDS encoding thiamine-phosphate kinase: MRPDTTQGQQTVADVGEFGLIRRVTDGRAQPAPTLLGPGDDAAVIAASDGRVVASTDVLVDGVHFRLDWSTPDQVGRKAVAVNLADIAAMGAVPTAVLVGLACPSSTPVQVIDELSAGMWAEAARARIGVVGGDMAAAETMVISITALGDLQGRKPVTRAGALPGDIVAVAGKLGWSAAGLAVLGRGFRSPVSVVGAHRAPEPPYAAGPQAADAGATAMIDVSDGLLADLGHLCVASNVAIDVRTDLIEVHQRLVDVASALGADPRHWVLTGGEDHALAATFPDPGAVPDGWRIIGSVTRGTGVTVDGGPYEGTAGWQHWR; the protein is encoded by the coding sequence GTGCGACCGGATACGACCCAGGGCCAGCAGACCGTGGCCGACGTGGGTGAGTTCGGTCTCATCCGCCGAGTCACCGACGGCCGGGCCCAGCCCGCGCCCACCCTGCTGGGCCCCGGCGACGACGCCGCGGTGATCGCCGCGAGCGACGGACGCGTCGTCGCGAGCACGGATGTGCTGGTGGACGGCGTGCATTTCCGCCTCGACTGGTCCACACCGGACCAGGTGGGACGCAAGGCGGTCGCGGTCAACCTGGCCGACATCGCCGCCATGGGCGCGGTGCCGACGGCGGTGCTGGTCGGACTCGCGTGCCCCTCGTCAACCCCCGTCCAGGTGATCGATGAACTGTCGGCGGGCATGTGGGCTGAGGCAGCCAGAGCCCGCATCGGCGTCGTCGGCGGGGACATGGCCGCCGCGGAAACCATGGTGATCTCGATCACTGCGCTCGGCGATCTCCAGGGCCGCAAGCCCGTCACCCGCGCGGGCGCGCTGCCCGGCGACATCGTCGCGGTAGCGGGCAAACTCGGCTGGAGCGCGGCGGGTCTGGCCGTCCTGGGCCGCGGCTTCCGCTCCCCGGTCAGCGTCGTCGGCGCCCACCGCGCCCCCGAACCGCCCTACGCCGCGGGCCCCCAGGCCGCCGACGCGGGCGCCACCGCGATGATCGACGTCTCCGACGGCCTGCTCGCCGACCTCGGCCACCTGTGCGTGGCGTCCAATGTGGCCATCGACGTGCGCACCGATCTGATCGAGGTCCACCAGCGCCTGGTCGACGTCGCCTCCGCCCTGGGCGCCGATCCGCGCCATTGGGTCCTGACCGGGGGAGAGGATCACGCCTTGGCCGCCACCTTCCCCGACCCGGGCGCGGTCCCGGACGGCTGGCGGATCATCGGCAGCGTCACCCGCGGCACCGGCGTCACCGTCGACGGCGGTCCGTACGAGGGCACAGCGGGCTGGCAACACTGGCGATGA
- a CDS encoding Lrp/AsnC ligand binding domain-containing protein codes for MVHAYILIQTEVGKAAAVAAEIAGISGVTTAEDVTGPYDVIVRAEADNVDLLGQLVVAKIQSVDGITRTLTCPVVHL; via the coding sequence GTGGTCCACGCATACATCCTGATCCAGACCGAAGTCGGCAAGGCCGCGGCTGTCGCCGCCGAGATCGCCGGGATTTCCGGGGTGACCACGGCGGAGGATGTCACCGGACCTTACGACGTCATCGTCCGGGCCGAAGCCGACAATGTCGACCTCCTTGGCCAACTGGTGGTCGCCAAGATCCAGAGTGTGGACGGCATCACCCGCACGCTCACCTGCCCGGTCGTGCATCTCTGA
- a CDS encoding DUF3515 domain-containing protein, producing the protein MSVSPPRTGPSRATVVAAVVLVGLLAVGVVVASRFLPEEPAPTTPTTAAPRTGPIGLVPVDAPESGSTHCAALVAALPSSLASGSATLAKLPVAEPAPVGAVAWGDRVGDPVILRCGLGKPPELTATAALREVSGVKWLPVDGSDSQTWFVVDRPVFVALTLPKGVGTGPLQTVSEIVGKSLPAQKVQP; encoded by the coding sequence GTGAGTGTCTCGCCTCCCCGGACCGGTCCCTCCCGCGCGACGGTCGTCGCCGCGGTCGTGCTGGTCGGCCTGCTGGCCGTCGGTGTGGTCGTCGCCAGTCGCTTCCTGCCGGAAGAACCCGCGCCGACGACCCCGACGACCGCCGCGCCGCGCACCGGCCCGATCGGCTTGGTTCCGGTCGACGCGCCGGAGTCCGGCTCGACGCACTGCGCCGCCCTGGTCGCCGCGTTGCCCAGTTCGCTGGCCAGCGGTTCGGCGACGCTGGCGAAGCTCCCGGTGGCCGAGCCCGCCCCGGTCGGCGCCGTGGCGTGGGGCGACCGCGTCGGTGATCCGGTCATCCTGCGGTGTGGGCTGGGCAAACCGCCTGAGCTGACCGCGACCGCGGCGCTGCGCGAGGTGTCCGGGGTCAAGTGGCTGCCGGTCGACGGCTCCGACAGCCAGACCTGGTTCGTCGTGGACCGCCCGGTGTTCGTCGCGCTGACGCTGCCCAAGGGCGTGGGCACCGGGCCGCTGCAGACGGTGTCCGAAATCGTCGGCAAGTCCCTGCCCGCGCAAAAGGTCCAGCCCTAG